In Solanum lycopersicum chromosome 3, SLM_r2.1, the genomic stretch ACATGTCTACAGGAACTTCTCAGCAAAATGAGGCAGATTACCAATTTAACTCAATGGGATTTGAATCAAACTTCCCATATGATTATCACAGATTCTCTTAATTACTAATTAATCTTCTAAGAAAGTAacttaattaactcaaggtcatgatgAATCAAGGACAATTTTGCAACCAATTTGTTACTAGCTAAGCAAGGGATTACCACTTAATTATTAGATGTTTCAGTTTAACCATTTGCTAATaattatgatgataatatttatttttgttttcatgtGGTCATCTTGAATTGTTGTAGTCTCTCAATTAATCTTGTATCAAAACCTTTCAAGTTTTGTAACAATCTTTTAATCATTTGCAAAGGGTTAAAAGAAATGTCCTTCGTCGATCGAAAAATAGGATAATTTCATCTTAAATATGTGTTTATCGTTATTGGAATCGTTCATATTTGTCCTTCAACTTCATAAACTACAACTAATTTGCCCTCCATTTAGATTTGGTCTCAAATATGCCCTTATAGTCGGAGAACTTCCTCAAATTTGCCtattaaaactaacaaaaaaaccactttttttttatcaatccTTTTACTTTAAGGTCGAGTTTGTTTGACTTCTATAAAACGGACGCCTAAACTATGAAAAGTCTTAATTACCCCTCAAACatagatttttgaaattatttactTCCTCTAAGTCATGAAAAGTCTTAATTATCCCTTTAAACATGTATTTTTGAAACTATTTACCCTCTAATATGCCACATGGCACAAAAATATTGCTTCGTCAATTATATATAACTCACTTTTTagtcaatttcaaaagaaataacatatttctatatttagtataaatttaatcgctatttctattatatgatgtaatttgatttgatatgacGTTTAAGAAAGATATGTTTCAAATtagataataattaataaatattgtgTGACTATAATCAATTTATCTgggataaattaaaaaattctaagttaaacttttacttaatataaaaatatctcATTTCTTTTAagattgacttaaaaaaaagtatatcgTATAAATTGTAATGGATTTCTTTGGGTGCTATTTGGCATATTATTGAGTGTTTGAGGGGTAATTAGAActtattaattttcataattgAAGTGTGCATTCAATAAAGTGTGTCAAATTTATCTGGGTTTTGAATTATTAACTCTAAATATTTTAGAACTTTgaattacataatttaaatctttgtaataataaataattttttgaaataatatccAAGagaatatatgataaataaataagtaaccTTATAGActagaattaaattttaagttctataaataataatattattacgTGAAATTGATCAACTATTTTATGTCGTttaaatattatactaaaaataagagtGCCATCAATCACTAAAAGGTTTTACTCAGCACATTTTCatgtctttcttttatttttacaaagtcTTGTTATGATAAAAACTAAAGGAGAGTTATGATTacaaatacttattattatgtgcttcaattaatattaacaaaatatttttattttttcttttttggacaAATGTTAAGTGTAAATTTTTATTGGCAAAGAGTTAAAAGAGAGTAGTACACACATTAGGTAAATGGAGCATAGAGGGAGAGCCAAAATGTCTTTGTTTTCTTGGAAGTTTCGCCGAAGTTCCCAACCGAAAATGTTGTATCTTGTAGTAGTGTatgaaaaacttttaaaaatttaattctaaaatccatgcttcaaaaaaaagtaaaaaaactaaagagatagttcttctttcatttatacaaacacaaactaAGAATATAGTTATATGAAATTGTTAGTTACTCTCTAATTTTGTTGATCTTCATgaatttattcaatttaatttaaaatattagttaaataaactctcaaaaataaataggaccgcataaattaaattgaaaaaaatataaataaataatttaaaacaatatttttatccATAGATTCTTTACGATTTTGCCAACCATGATTCTTAACCGTGCAAGCAATTCAATGTTGTGGTGATTAAGATTTTGTTCGTTGCCCTTATGTATGATATGGTAATGGATAAGTGAAAGAATAAGTTGAATGAGAATATGAATTTATGTAGACAGAGTAAGAAATGTCATAAAGTTTCATAAACttacaaattaaattttggGAAATTTCTGGGATAGATAAAGATTTGTTTTAATCTTAAAGTAAGTGTCATTGGCCTTCTAACTGCAAATGCTctaaatatctcttttattttttagataagTGTTAAAACTCATCTAAACTGtctttttttgagttttgtaTCTAAATTATTAAGAGTGTGAGTTTCATACCTTAATTATCATTTACTAGTTTGAGAAACATCTCtctatttaatttgaaaaatcttGACACATGGCATTCATCAGGAATAAAATATTTCACcttcacaaaaattaaataataaactattaatattaattaaaaattaaaaattaaagtatgactaaaaaaaagttaaatataaaatttaaaatatatttctaaccCCACTCCAACCCCCCTCCCcctctcaaaaataaaaacacccACAGATTCTcctaaaaaaatgatattattttattttaaaatataaaaattctacGTCATCCTATTTAACCATTcacttctaatttatttatttttcacgttttatgttaaatatgtacatatatttttttaaaaaaatttctaactcatatactaaatataacgtaaataaaattttatttttacaaaaacaaataattttttcctgATATGCATATACATCTATCAGTAAAacgagaaaaaaaattggatgcAAAAGGCTAGGTGAAGCgggttaaataaatttttttaattaaaaaataaaataatatctaactttaaaatttgaggggctaaaataaaacaaaaataaaaaagagaaacgTGTTTCTCAAACAAATtactaagggcccgtttggccataaattttccaaataatatttgggaaaaatttggcaaataatgtttgtccatataatttgtcattatttggcaaatatttttggcaaatatcctaaatttccaaatactagttttttctagtatttgggccaaatatcattatttgggatattttaaaaattaaaattttaccccaatcttttatcttttacaaaaacaccctttCTAGTATTTGCTTGCattgtattacatcattttttacgtgaacaccaaaatagtgatgaaatatttagtgaatattaaataatgatatgattgttgatgaaaattattaaaaattggctttaggtaacaaagtcataTACTTTATCTACTCcacgatgtatggaataattcttattgcactcactccaaattaccacattgcttcagtgtcatggacattatttgttattgttgtaactaacattcaattgacttgtaatacaaacttttagttagtttgatagtttttaaaacttgtgtgtataaatcatatttttctaaaaaggtgaaatatatttcccaaattttatggccaaacacatggtgaaatttcacccaaattttcacttaaataatatttgccaagaatatttgaaaacGCTAACTAagttataatttaaaaagtataaaattcaCTTTTTCCATAGTTGGGTTTATGCGTGCTTTTGccaaatttaattttgagaatATGGTAGAACGAGGATCTTCAAATTTCAGTCTCCTTAGGTAATCGTCTCTTTATCTGTATTCAAATTTACTTTACTCCTTGAAGAAATTagcttcattttcttgatttcccCATGAATTTAACGCAGAAATCAATCAAATCTACTTGTTCAAATGTAGAATTActtattaatttcaataatcGACTGAATTTTTCATCATTGTCATCGTCAAATTGTCTCCAAATTCTAACAGATTACAATGGGTCTGCAAGACCCATTTCAAACCCTCTACATAACTTTCtacctaaaacccaaaacccccaaAACACAGTGAGTCTGATATGTTCAGCTTTAAAGAATGGAAACAATGACCATTTGTCCCTCCTTCAGAAAACCATCCGAGATAATGGGCTTATTTGTTACTTCAGTGACAGTGAAATCTCAAGGGTCCTGTTGAGATGCCAGTCTGATTCATTTAGTGCTCTTAGTTTCTTTAACTGGGTTAAGAATGATTTGGGTGTGGAGCCTAACACTCAAAACTACTGTCTTGTGATTCATATACTTACTTGGACAAGGAACTTTTCACAAGCAATGAAATTTTTGTCTGAATTGGTTGATTTGAAGAGAAATGGAATGGAGGATGTGGATGTGTTTGAAAGTTTGCTTTCATCTAGTGGTTTATGTAATTGGGACCCTGTTGTGTTTGATATGCTAATTAAGGCTTTTCTCAAGGTGAATATGGTGAAAGATGGATTTAGAGCGTTTAGAAAGACGGTGAAGCATGGTATGTACCCGAGTGTTATTTCTGTGAACTGTCTTTTGAATGGTCTTTCGAAGTTGAATTATAGCAAAAAATGTTGGGAAGTTTATGCTGAAATGGGAAGAATTGGAGTGCACCCGAATTCGTGTACCTTCAATATATTAACTCATGTATTGTGCAAAGATGAAGATGTGAACAAGGTCAATGACTTCTTGGTTAAAATGGAAGAAGAAGGGTTTCAACCTGATATAGTTACGTATAATACATTAGTTAGTAGCTATTGTAGGAAAGGAAGAATGAAAGATGCAGTTCACTTGTATCAAATTATGTACATTAGAGGCGTATCACCAGATTTGTTCACATATACTTCTTTGATAAATGGCTTTTGTAAAAAGGGAAATGTGAAGGATGCTCATCAGTTGTTTTTAAGGATGGCTGACCGAGGGTTAAAACCAGATATTATTGTGTATAACACTCTTATTTCTGGTTATTGCAAAGATGGGATGATGCAAGAGGCACGTTCTCTGTTGCATGACATGATTGGAGAAGGGATGTATCCTGATAAGTTCACTTGTTCAGTTCTTGTACAAGGATTTCAAAAACAGGATAATTTGGTTTCAGCTGTGAATTTAGTCACCGAGCTTCAAAGATTTAGATTTATAGTATCTCAtgatatatacaattatcttaTTACTGCACTTTGTATTGAGAATCGACCATTTGCAGCCAAAGCTCTAATTCATCGAGTTTCTGGCGACAGATATGAGCCTGGCAATATGGTGTACGGGGAGTTGATTGAATCTTTCTGCAGATGTAATTTCCCCGATGAGGCTTTATGCTTGAAAGCAGAGATGGTATCAAAAGATTTGAAGCCTGATATTGGTACATATAGAGCTATAATTAAATGTTTGTGTAAATTAGGCCGAAGCATGGATGCTAACTCCTTGATGAGAGAAATGACTGATTTTGATGTGTCACTTGATATTGAAGTCTGTAGAGCTTTAATAAATGGTCATTGCAGGGAGAACAATTTCTGTGAGGCTCAGTCGCTGTTAAGCTTCTTTGCtcaagaatttaaaatatttgacacAGTTTGTTACAACACAATTGTCAGGCTTCTAAGTGGTGAAGCTGATATTgcaaaattgatgaaatttcaaGATAAAATGAGGAAAGTGGGTTTTGCGCCAAATCAGCTGACATGCAAGTACATTATTGATGGATTACAGAAAGCTGTCGGAGTTCACAAGATCAACAGCTGAGTGCAGTAATGAGGTATACATTTTACATTGGGTCTTCTCATCCGGTGAATCATTCTTaaaccaattaaaaaaaatactaatgcATGAAATCTTATCTTGTTATGTTGAGCCAAACTCCggttttaaaaaattggaaTCCTGCAGGGTGATAACTGATTGCAGTAATGTCTAGGAAGCATTTTGTTAAAGAAATAATCCCCCTTTCCTCTGAAAAATACTGCTTCACATTAGATGCATTTATTTGGAGAAATcttgtgaaaaataattatgttctAGTTGCCTGTGGTTCCTTTGCCTTTACTTTTGTTTCAAGATTGTACAAGAACTCCAATGTAAAAAAAGTACCTTCATTTTCTGAAGCAATTACCCCTACTTAATTACTTCTATATTAGGGATAAATTCATAGACCTCTCCCCACGTTTGGCTTCTTCATGATAACCTCCCTTGTTGTTTATGATATTAAGCTTACTCTcctgttttgattttttttgcaataattcttttagtatattttattattcatgcAAAGATATGGTGGTCTGAATTAAATTTCCCTTCTAATATActcttttgttttaattaatttttttcctaggAATTCATTTGCCTTCTTCATATCTGTTACTTCGAAAAAATATCAAAGTCCTATTCTAAAGTTGCTGAATTTGATTTCACGAAATAAATCTCCACGATCTTCGACTTCCTAAATCTATGTATTGCATTTACCTAAGCCAAAAAGTTGCCTCAAAGGCATTCCTCTTGCCACCACATCAATTTGCCCAAATCTCTCACCTTTACAAACCATTTCATTATGAATTGCAGAGTGCTCTACAATAGCCATTGCTTTCCAAAGTGAGAAGCCAAGTCAGCTTCTCATGTAGTTTTTGTTCCTGTGGTCCTGCTAATTTCCGGGACAACATGAGTTGCATCAAAGGATGAGGCTGTTATTCATTTACGTGTTGTGACAACTCATACAAACAATAGTTACTAAAAAAACGAACTACTATATAAACAAAATTTCCGCATTCCAAATAAAATGTATAAGTAGGCCTTTATATCGCAGTTTCTATTTCAAAGTCTTCATCATGACAACTTTACATATTCTGTAGTGTCAGTCCAGATGGTCATTTAGAGAACTCTCCGAATGTAATATCTTTTTCTTTGGGCAGTTCAGTCTTTGGTGGCAATGATTTTCTTCGTTAAGATGTCATTGCTGCAGTGGATCTCTAATGACTTTAGCTTCTTTACTGAAAGGTGCTTGGATTCACACATCTTGAGATTGGAAATGGAGGTTCTTGATCTTGACGTTTCAGAAATAGAGGATCAATCACTTCAGGGTACAGGATTGTGAAATATGAAGCTATACTACTTGGAGAGGGATTGACATTGGTTTCTGTTAGAGTTGAACGTAAGATCCTCAGTACTAGAGCCACAGATCAAGTTTGAATTATATGCTCACTGGTTCTTTGTGTATTGTATTCAGCTGTATTATGGTCCCTTCATGGCTGACCTAAATTTGGTAAGAAAAGTTCCGTTCTAAGTTCATCTCTACCTAATTTGCCTCACTGCCTTTTTACCTTCGTAGTTTCTGAATTTGAACAAATCTTTTGATAAACAAATGAAGGTTGAATCATCTGACTCTGTTATTGCTGTATTATGTTTAAGCTTGTTCATACAAGAAGCCTAACATCTATGTCAATATGGTTCATATAGACGAGGGAATTATTTCATAGAAGTCCTCTAATGTAATTTCAATCTAACTATCTAAAAGCACTCTTAGTGCCCGAGTATCTAGTCCAAACTTGTGAATTCCGTAAGACAGAATAATCTAAATTGTCTTTATTAGCTAGTGTTGTTTGGAACAGATAATGTACAAAGTTACTGTGATAAGTAGTATATCTGACATGTTGTCAGCATATGCTCAAATTTCAGGAATTGTAAGTGGATGGCTAAAGAAGGTGTCAATGCTCAAAGGTCTGATCCTGCTTCCATAGTATTGGAGGTCACCTGTATTTTCCAGTTAATTGTGAAGATTTCTGTTAATATCAAAAGCACCGGCCTTTGCTGCTATGTTTTGGTTTTAATACATGGGAGGAAACAATGAAAAGCTTCTTCAGATTTAAAGTTGGTTTTGACATGCAGATGCACATCTGGGTTGGTAGAACTTCCTTTAAGATTTTTCGTTGTCAAGGATCTCATTCAACCACTCTATCTTCACAAGGTAGGTTAAGGCTGCATAGACCCGACCTGTGGGATTACACCGGATATATTGTTGTAGGGATCTCATCTCATAACAAGACCTTGTACCCTGCTGTTCAAGAGTTTATACATTGTTGAAGCTGATGCATCTGTCTGCTTATATAAGATGCTTCTGTTATCCTTTCATATCTCTGCTCTTAACCTATCACAAATTTGCTTTCGCTTTGTCTATactttttatattctttattaCATTCTTTTATAGAATACTATGGAAGCAAAGAAACCTCAGGTGTCATGAGAATATTCCTAACACTATTCAGAAGGTTAAAGAAAATTGCATTAGCATGttgtatttttggtgtaaagaagaTGGTATAGAAGAAGTAGAACAATTGGTAGATCTTCGGGATCTATGTAATTATGGAAATAGCTGGTAACTTTTTGGAGGCAGCCAACATACACATAATGCCGAAGAATACAACTTTatctttatcaaaataattaataaaaaatctatGAATGCAATATTAATTAGTTGGGACTGGCCTAGTTGTCTTTGTTAAACTTAGATTAGGCCTGGACATGGATAATTGTAAGACTTAGAGATCCACAAGCTTTATGAAACCCCAAATTTGTGTTAAAAGACAAAACATTAGAGTCTTCTAACTCTTGTTATTACTGATGTAAGGTTGAAACTGGTTCCTGATAAAGGTATATAGAGGATTCGTAGCCTACCCTATCTAGGTTGTGGTTGAAGCATAGTAGCTTGATTGATTtgccttctttctcttttcaatCCAAGATACAATTTGATCCGTCTTCTGGTCTTTTTGCCTCATCCTTTTACTTGGTCTTCCTTATTTTCAGAAACTACTGTACCTCAAGAATTTACTCCAACTATGACTAACTTCAGGATATTTGAGATTTGGGCCTTATCACTGCTATTGCACTTCTTGTTAAAGGTTGATACTTTGTATGCTAACCCACTTAAAGGCATACTCTATTTCTACAGGCATCCATAGCTGCATCTGTGCTGTATAAACCACATTAGGGGTGTGTCATCAGGTTGTCATTTGTTTCTGTCAGCCATTCATGTTGATGGTCTTACCTGTTGATGGAAAATCTGCCAAAGCCCTTGGTCAACTGAGTTCTTAAATTGGGCTAGGGGGTTCAAGTGGAATAAGTGGATGACCCCTTAGCTCTCGCTTGAGTGAATGTAATCGTTTACTTTAATGACACAAGTGTTCTCAAGATACTTAAGTAGTAAGTTCTATCAGTTACTATTTGTCGAAGCCCATCTTACATAGactttttttgaaactggtaacaTGACCCATCTTACATAAACTTTTCATTTGCTTTGATATATTATGTGTCAAACAGGTTTTACGTGTGTATTGGTACTTCATAAAGACCCTTCAAAATATACTAAAAGTTGAACTTATGCAACCAAATACTTACCTGGTACATACTTGTATTCAAGTTCAGCAACATAGGTTGAAGCGTAAGTTTTTTAATGTTTAGTCCCTAGTTTATGGAACAGGACAACAACAAATGCACTTCACAAAATGTATATCCTAACTTGTGGGCTGTATCAAGCAGTACAATAAACCTTAAAAGGTAGTCTCTTACAACTTTCAAGCATactgacaattttttttattatctgaGCACAAGAAATATTACTCGGAAATTTTTAGAAGAAAAGGTGATAATTAAGTAATAACTTCACGAAAATATTTGTAACAGACTTTTGTATTCATCATTATGGGGTCTAACCTTCTGTTTACACTCATTTATGGGAGTGATAATAGTAGCTGCATCCTTGGAACATGGTTAAGTCCGAGACTCATTCATCAGATCAAGCTAGATCTCCTTATGTTAAAATCTATAAAATTCAAACAATTGACTTCCTGAACATGATTGTGGTCTTTGGCAGACTGTTCTTAAAGTTATGAGAATCTAAAAGTGTctcaatttttaatcaaatcatACAAGCCTATTGCCTTTGATAAGTGTTTGGTCTGACAGTAGCAGAAGTTAGGCAGTAAAAGTTTGAGGATAATTGATAAGTCATTGGGTTTATCCATTCCAACAGAAAGAAGTTAGAATTAAACAGAAAATGAATGTTGACGGAATCAGTTTAAATAGTTGCATTTCTATGAAATTACTTTTGCTCGTCACATTTCTATGGAGTTGTTATTCCAAAGTATTCAGTGTTCAGCTGTTCATTTTGGGTTTTCAAGACAGGTAAATCGCTTCTGTTTCTTCTGAACGCGCATAGTAGTTAGTAGTTAGTACTACAACAGCTGTCGATGTTAGAGTGCTTAATAGTTCTGGAATTTGTTCAACAATCTAGTTTTATGAGAATTAGAGTCTTTTAATATTGTTTAGAGGGagaaatatgacaaaaaattgTCCCTCTATTTAGTAGGGTAATTTTGTTGAGGTTTGACTATCTTTGCTTTAGGGACCTGAAGTTAAAGACATTCCTGCTATATGGTGTGGGGCTAGAAATGGGAGCTCGGAATTACATAATTCCAACCACCTCAGTTGCTCACTAGTCACCATCACCTAAAGGCTGAAGGAAACCATCATTGGGATTATCTCTCTAGGTAACTAAAAGAGCAG encodes the following:
- the LOC101256354 gene encoding pentatricopeptide repeat-containing protein At5g40400 encodes the protein MNLTQKSIKSTCSNVELLINFNNRLNFSSLSSSNCLQILTDYNGSARPISNPLHNFLPKTQNPQNTVSLICSALKNGNNDHLSLLQKTIRDNGLICYFSDSEISRVLLRCQSDSFSALSFFNWVKNDLGVEPNTQNYCLVIHILTWTRNFSQAMKFLSELVDLKRNGMEDVDVFESLLSSSGLCNWDPVVFDMLIKAFLKVNMVKDGFRAFRKTVKHGMYPSVISVNCLLNGLSKLNYSKKCWEVYAEMGRIGVHPNSCTFNILTHVLCKDEDVNKVNDFLVKMEEEGFQPDIVTYNTLVSSYCRKGRMKDAVHLYQIMYIRGVSPDLFTYTSLINGFCKKGNVKDAHQLFLRMADRGLKPDIIVYNTLISGYCKDGMMQEARSLLHDMIGEGMYPDKFTCSVLVQGFQKQDNLVSAVNLVTELQRFRFIVSHDIYNYLITALCIENRPFAAKALIHRVSGDRYEPGNMVYGELIESFCRCNFPDEALCLKAEMVSKDLKPDIGTYRAIIKCLCKLGRSMDANSLMREMTDFDVSLDIEVCRALINGHCRENNFCEAQSLLSFFAQEFKIFDTVCYNTIVRLLSGEADIAKLMKFQDKMRKVGFAPNQLTCKYIIDGLQKAVGVHKINS